The Culex pipiens pallens isolate TS chromosome 2, TS_CPP_V2, whole genome shotgun sequence DNA window aagaaattttagaaattttagaaatttaagaaatttaagaaatttaagaaatttaagaaaattaagaaatttaagaaatttaagaaatttaagaaatttaagaaatttaagaaatttaagaaatttaagaaatttaagaaatttaagaaatttaagaaatttaagaaatttaagaaatttaagatatttaagaaatttaagaaatttaagaaatttaagaaatttaagaaatttaagaaatttaagaaatttaagaaatttaagaaatgtaagcaaattaagaaattttagaaaccttagaaatttaaaaaaagtaaaaatttcagtcatttgagaattttttaaaattttagaaattttaaactttttggaaattttagaaattttagaatttttagaaatttaggaaatcttttaaattattttacttaaaaaaaaatttgaaaaaaaatcaagaaatttagacaatttaactttcttaaaaattttaaatttatgtttaaaaaaagttaaattataaaaattttagaaaattaaaaaaaataattataatttttggatATAGTTTTGAAATTCAGTCCAGATTaattattcgaagtttcgataaaccgaagtgaaattttgccaaggccttcggatgatcgagtctggactgtatttaaaatatatgaaattgatattaaaaatttcaatagtattttttctgtagtataaaaaaaataaatcaaaccatTCTGTGTCGATTTCGAAGGGAACGCCGAGAAAGGGAAGTATTTATCAAAACAGGGAGGTTCATGGAGTCAACTGTATCACTATCAATATAAACCCCAACCTTTTGCTATGAAATAAAATCATTATGAAGAGATGGAATTTCGAAGTaaataatttcaacttttatttcatcatttgggctaataacttttcataaaatctaTTTGCTGCtcgcctttttttttttttttgcttgcacgAAAAAGTACATCGAATGATTAGTTTACATCAATTGGATTAGCTTAGATAGTGTTTGTTTTTTAATCTCCCACGTAACATTGCTCATGCTCACTAAAGGAGGTATTATTAAAGATAAAAGATTCCAGTATTTCACGAATGTAGAGTAAGTTCATTGTagtataatataaaaaaaaaactcagtttttgcACCGCGGCCAACCGCCACACACTTTTTCACTTGGGATGGAAATTCTTTCAAGTCTCAAATCGCTTCGTAAGCATCGTCGATGGGACCGCCGCCGTCGTAATCGCCGCTCGATTTCATCTGCTGCACAAAATCGTCCACGACGCTGTGGCTCTTCCGCTTGCTCTTCCTCCGTTCCTCGCGCGACGACTCGTCCTTTTCGCGGCTCGACTTTTTGGACTTTTTgtgcttgctgctgctgctgcgttccTTGTCCTTGTCTTTGCTCTAAAAGTTacaaattgtttgttttaataatttaatagaaATTGTTGGTGAAAATTCATCCCACCTTCTTAGCACTTCCGCTGCTACTCTTCGAGCAAGTCACGGACACGTTCGACCCGACGTCCTCTCCGCCCTCCGGCGAGCGCCTTTCCTTCGTGTCCAGCGACCAACTTTCGCTATCATTCAGCGAGCCGGAATCGCCCCCACCTCCACCAGGTGTGTCCGACTTGATCTGGTCAATTTCCAGCTCGATACTGGACAGCGAAAAGGCTCGATCCACCACGACCGGATTCGGTGACGGCGTTAGGTCATGCCGCCGCAACGGGTTGAACTTTGGCACCGATTCGGAACTGCTGGTCGAACGCAGCGGGAGATGTTGGGGTGGTGGAGCCGGTTGTTGCGATCCATCGCCACCGAAATTGTCGTCGAACCGGGACACCAGCGGGTTGTGATGACTGTCGTCGTCACTAAAGATGGAATCGATAGaagatatttaatttaattatcaaCGAAATGTTCTAttaattctttaaaaagtttttgaaacatcacaaaatacctcaattttttttgaaagttaaataattttattaaaatatattattattttgaaagattGAACATTTTATGGCTGAATATTTGCTCTTTTTCGATGTAACTTAATCTTAATCTCTTAATAcataaaaagatgtaaatttacacacttTTCGATTCAGCACATTTTTTCTGCTACATAATCTgtctacactcaaaatcagaagtatctttaattatttaaaaaaaaaaatcaaaccttttaaaattttagaactctgggctacaaaatattaatattctatgattctgatttatttttaaatctacacttctaaaattcataaaaaaatactagatttcaaaaaataaaaaggtcatcattgcaaaaaaaaatcataaattttaaaaaaatcaagcatacATCGGAGATTTAATATTcaccattttgaaatttttaagttctaAGCTCCAAAggatctaaaattctaagattcacAAATTtctaagatttcaaaaattgcaaagttcatgaatgcaaaaataaaaaataaattagtacACAAATTTTACGATAATGCATAGCTTTAAATATTGaaaccttaaaatttttgaaaatgttaagcttcaaaaaattttaaactatgattttttttaatctacaattctaaaattcatcaaaaagtacttgattCAATTGAAAGCTAAGTAtagcaattaaaaaaagtattcaaagaatcagatataaaaaaaaccgaaaatttaaagatatccatttcaaaaattttgaaattctatagttctaaaaatcataaaataaaattaaaaaaacgaagatttaaaattcaacattttgaaattttaaagttataagCTCAACAAATAATAAAGttaataattgtaaaatttcaaaaatcattgattaaaaaattttaaaattcaagaaaattcgtAGCACTTGGGATTCATGAAAAAATCCTAACTTAAAGAATTTGCAAATTCTGagctttatattttttaaaattctgagatTCTGAATTATTTTAAACCAACACTTCTGAAACTCAATAAAACAAAActagatttcaaaaatcaaaaaattcaaatcgagaattaaaaaaataaaaatttagggTTTCAAAATTAGAATAGTCAaagattccaaaattaaacaaaagaaaaattcaaagatttcaaacctataaaatttcaaaaaatcttaaattttacaattttaattaagatttttaaaattgtaaaattctaaaattcttaagtttcaaaatttttaaattctataaattgtaaagttctaaaatttaaatgttctaCAATTTCAAAGTACCAAATTTTCcaagttctgaaaattttaaattttaaggcttaaaaattataaaattcaaataatccaACATTGAAAAGAAGAGATATATTTTACAattctgaaaaaagtaaaactctgaaatttcaaaattctataattctaaaactCTTGTCAATCTTagaattcagaattttaaaatcctaaTTTTTTCTTTATTCCAAACCAGAggagataaattaaattaattcaaataaaaaagtcaagatttaagaaattttaaaggacAATTAGAAGAACCATTAAAACTCTaaactctaaaaattaaaaattatctttaaaaataatcaaaattttgacaagttagaaattctaaaattctcaatatttcaaATGCTTTACTTTTAGATTTCAAAAGttgaataatgaaaaaataatcagcaattaaaataatttcacaatTCCTTCTTTTTTCTAAAGTTCAAGAAGTTTGgaaaattgattctagaatttaaatatatcaataaaaaaaatagattaaaatagctcaaaagttgaaaattccaataattcaaaatcaatttatgatttttttttcaaaattcaattgcGTACAACTTAAGCAAATTGTATTCTTGGTTCTTATTTCGACCGTTTCTTTAGCTTTTTTATCAAGACTTTGGCGTTTGTTCCGAGCTGCTAACTTGCCTTTCAATGGCCAGATTGACTGcataaagttaaccgcaaagatgattcgttgaaatggGTTGAGTCTTTGCAAAAATATGCGTACAgcatacttgaaaaaaaaaatgcatagacTCGCTTACCTGTCCGACTCCTGCCCACCTGCCGCCATTTCCTGCCCTCCCACGGCCAGCTCCATCGTATCGTCCAGGAATGACTTATCCAGCACGCCTCCATCGGGACAAAACTCGTCGACATTGACAACCTTCCCGCCCGGGGAACCATGCAGCTGCTGACCACCGGTACTTACAAACCCACTACTTCCGGAAGCAGCTTCCGTCGCAATCGCACCCACCGTAGCACTCTTCGGAATCCGGAGCGCATCGACGCCGGCTGAAACCTGAGGCGGAGCCATGGCGGCCGCTTTGAGTGCCGGCGAACCCAGCTTGGCAGTGTTGACCGTGGAAGTTGAGGCCACCGCCAGGTGACTGTTCCGGTCGGGGACGATGATCGGGTGGCCACCGCCCAGGATGATGCTTTTGGTGGGCCGGGGAAGCGCTTCCAGTGGGGTCACTGGGGCCGATGAGGATGAGGGGGTGGGTTTTTTGCGACTGATGAGATTCTCCAGGAAGTGCGAGTAGTCGGACTCGGTTGATTTGAGGAACTCGGTTATCTCCAGCCGACAAATGTCCGCGTCATTTTCGTTCTTTTTGATGGATGCTTCCAGGGCGCTTCGTTGGAGATACAGGAACGGGATGCCGAAGAACTTGTGCAGAAGGCGAAGGCCAAACCCGTTCCGCATGGAACTGTCTCCGTAGACGATTTCGGCTGTCCGCGATTGACTGGCCTCTTCGATGAAGCCCTGGATCTGATCCTGGGT harbors:
- the LOC120423897 gene encoding rab-like protein 6, translated to MFNVFKKLATKSDGPGVAAGASQVPGSVGQQMSDSLKKKFSRGVQYNMKVIIKGDRNVGKSCLLERLQGKAFLEQYNPTEQIQVASIQWNFKATDDIVKVEVWDVVDRGKAKQKTGALKLNTDSMAEDIPVLDAEFLDVYKGTHCVIMMMDITKAWTFDYVCRELPKVPADIPVLLLGNHCDMGHHRVITQDQIQGFIEEASQSRTAEIVYGDSSMRNGFGLRLLHKFFGIPFLYLQRSALEASIKKNENDADICRLEITEFLKSTESDYSHFLENLISRKKPTPSSSSAPVTPLEALPRPTKSIILGGGHPIIVPDRNSHLAVASTSTVNTAKLGSPALKAAAMAPPQVSAGVDALRIPKSATVGAIATEAASGSSGFVSTGGQQLHGSPGGKVVNVDEFCPDGGVLDKSFLDDTMELAVGGQEMAAGGQESDSDDDSHHNPLVSRFDDNFGGDGSQQPAPPPQHLPLRSTSSSESVPKFNPLRRHDLTPSPNPVVVDRAFSLSSIELEIDQIKSDTPGGGGGDSGSLNDSESWSLDTKERRSPEGGEDVGSNVSVTCSKSSSGSAKKSKDKDKERSSSSKHKKSKKSSREKDESSREERRKSKRKSHSVVDDFVQQMKSSGDYDGGGPIDDAYEAI